A window of the Tiliqua scincoides isolate rTilSci1 chromosome 5, rTilSci1.hap2, whole genome shotgun sequence genome harbors these coding sequences:
- the LOC136652383 gene encoding vomeronasal type-2 receptor 26-like gives MYADCEDENNLRRSGDAIIGGVLSFLQPLRFVVDFQRPPPMKTRGPAIMFHDYQQIFSFIFTIAEINRNPILLPNVTLGLNIYDNFFNEKATYEATLDLLYNQQRNTLNYKCGKKWNILPVIAVLSVDYAIQMATILNLYKYPQLTCRTYEAPLIGKKFPSVYWMAPKEGTLCAGIVQLLQHFRWTWIGLFVSDDDTGESFLQKLTPSLAQSGICVAFLERTGILKQFTIHEYYHIINKINSSLFLTEVNVVFVQGDIHSSFTLLIVFHENEKLKADIRKVWITHPQWDFIIEDAIGSSYYTRTFDGTLSFSVSTNAVPRFRDFLRNFKPDQSLAHFLCSFYQRTFQCCRNGKVYDCKHCTGQESLENLPTPLSQMEMSWQSYQVYNALYAVAHAFHAIYVSRKRTMLDRGHFKHVNIEPWQWHSFIKHVRFNNDAGQEVSLANEELSFGFDLINGVLFPNQSIMKVRVGKISSDQHFTISDDAIVWNSRFKQIPLRSTCVQSCHAGQSKRVQEGEPVCCYECIPCPEGMIANQTDAVHCVKCPEDQYPNKNQDQCIPKVITFLSYKDPLGTILVSVALSFTVITVLVILIFLKNWNTPIVKANNRSLSCVLLSSILLCYLSSLLFIGKPGKVSCLLRQLTFGILFSLAVSSVLAKTIIVILAFMATQPGSNMRKWLGKKVANSIVLSCSLIQVGICTVWLSTSPPFPDTDMHSLSGQIIMECNEGSIIMFYFVLGYVGMLSIISFSVAFFARKLPDTFNEAKLITFSMLVFCSVWISFIPAYLSTKGKYVVAVEVFAILASNTGLMTCIFLPKCYILVLRADLNSRNLLTERSN, from the exons ATGTATGCTGACTGTGAGGATGAAAACAATCTTCGTAGGTCAGGAGATGCTATCATTGGTGGGGTCCTATCTTTTCTACAACCCTTAAGGTTTGTCGTTGACTTTCAGAGACCTCCACCTATGAAAACAAGAGGTCCTGC AATAATGTTTCATGACTATCAGCAAATCTTCTCCTTCATTTTCACCATTGCTGAGATAAATAGGAACCCCATCCTCTTGCCCAATGTGACCCTGGGGCTTAACATTTATGACAACTTTTTCAATGAAAAGGCAACATATGAGGCAACCCTAGATCTACTCTACAATCAGCAAAGGAATACACTTAACTACAAGTGTGGGAAAAAATGGAATATCTTGCCTGTCATTGCAGTGCTCTCTGTAGACTATGCCATTCAAATGGCCACCATCTTGAACCTCTATAAGTATCCCCAG cTCACTTGTAGGACATATGAGGCTCCACTCATTGGAAAAAAATTCCCTTCTGTCTACTGGATGGCACCCAAAGAAGGGACTCTGTGTGCAGGAATAGTCCAGCTActgcagcatttcagatggacatggattggcctcTTTGTGTCAGATGATGATACTGGAGAAAGCTTTCTGCAGAAGCTGACACCATCGCTTGCCCAGAGTGGCATTTGTGTGGCTTTCTTGGAAAGAACTGGAATACTAAAACAATTTACAATTCACGAATACTATCACATTATAAATAAGATAAACTCAAGCCTTTTCTTGACTGAAGTCAATGTGGTTTTTGTCCAGGGGGATATTCATTCTTCGTTTACTTTACTAATAGTCTTTCATGAAAATGAAAAACTCAAGGCTGATATAAGAAAAGTTTGGATCACACACCCTCAATGGGACTTCATCATTGAAGATGCCATTGGATCTTCCTACTATACAAGGACATTCGATGGCACTTTATCTTTCTCCGTCTCCACAAATGCAGTTCCCAGATTCAGGGACTTCCTCCGGAACTTCAAGCCAGATCAATCACTGGCACATTTTCTCTGTTCTTTCTATCAACGCACATTTCAGTGTTGTAGGAATGGAAAAGTATATGATTGTAAACACTGTACAGGACAAGAATCATTGGAGAACTTGCCCACACCTTTGTCTCAGATGGAAATGAGTTGGCAGAGCTACCAGGTTTACAATGCTctttatgctgtagcacatgctttccaTGCCATATATGTGTCCAGGAAAAGAACAATGTTAGACAGAGGCCATTTCAAACATGTAAACATTGAAccttggcag TGGCACTCTTTTATCAAACATGTTCGCTTCAACAATGACGCTGGGCAGGAGGTCTCGCTTGCGAATGAGGAATTATCCTTTGGATTTGATCTTATCAACGGGGTCCTTTTTCCCAATCAATCCATCATGAAAGTCCGAGTTGGGAAGATTTCATCAGATCAACACTTTACCATCAGTGATGATGCCAtcgtgtggaatagcagatttaagCAG ATTCCGCTCCGTTCAACATGTGTCCAAAGCTGCCATGCTGGACAGAGCAAGAGAGTTCAAGAGGGAGAACCAGTGTGTTGCTATGAGTGTATTCCTTGTCCGGAAGGCATGATAGCAAACCAGACCG atgcagttcattgtgtcaaatgcccagaagatcaatatccaaacaagaaccaagaccagTGTATCCCCAAGGTCATCACCTTCCTTAGTTACAAAGATCCCTTGGGAACCattttggtttctgtggctttgtCCTTTACTGTGATCACGGTTTTGGTGATACTCATCTTTCTGAAGAactggaacacccccattgtcaaagccaacaaccggagtCTCAGCTGCgttcttctcagctccatcctgctttgctacctttcttccctgctcttcatcGGCAAGCCTGGCAAGGTGTCCTGCCTCCTCCGGCAACTGACTTTTGGCATCCTTTTCTCTctggctgtttcttctgtgttggccaaaaccatcatagtaattctggccttcatggccacacagccaggcagcaacatgaggaaatggctggggaaaaaggtggccaactccattgttctttcctgctccctcatccaagtggggatttgcactgtatggctgtcaacctctcctccatttccagacacTGACATGCACTCACTTTCTGGACAAATCATcatggaatgtaatgaagggtccaTCATCATGTTCTACTTTGTACTGGGCTATGTTGGTATGCTGTCCATCATCAGCTtctctgtggctttctttgccaggaaactacctgacacgttcaatgaagccaaattaattaccttcagcatgttggtcttttgtagTGTGTGGATCtctttcattcctgcttacctcagcaccaaggggaaatatgtAGTGGcagtggaggtctttgccatattggcctccaacactggcctgatgacttgcatttttctccccaaatgctacattctTGTTCTAAGAGCAGATCTCAATTCCAGGAATCTGCTAACAGAGAGGAGTAATTAA